The Candidatus Koribacter versatilis Ellin345 genome has a segment encoding these proteins:
- a CDS encoding MFS transporter: MFSLPAFRTIWMGQFVSIFGDFVAIFAVVSMITFRWHGSATQVTIAITLALVPLAIIGPPAGVLVDHWNVKRVMIGSDLSRAVIAVLLAWMTNSWQIGMVLFALGCASSLFVPAQSIAVRTLIPRERLLQANAMLMQAFYLIRIISPLVAAAIVSALSEKACFYIDSGSFVFSALMIATLTIHRPPREGADKTLSGLSKDFAEGNRFIFTHPGLSFVFLAMAIAMFVMSSFMPLISIFVRDVLHGATRTYGVVSSCVGFGMILGTTLVTKISRGKARPGVVVMGLLSLGVATAVLATSRIPFQAGVSTFLMGFSIAMVLIPAQTMSQQETPPQMVGRVSSTFMSMISIAQVFGLLLSGSAAQRLGMQRLFAVCSAVLVVIAAAGWMFLRSRRQPEAAAA, encoded by the coding sequence GTGTTTTCACTTCCGGCCTTCCGCACGATCTGGATGGGGCAATTCGTCAGCATCTTTGGCGATTTCGTCGCGATCTTCGCAGTCGTCAGCATGATTACGTTTCGCTGGCACGGCTCGGCGACGCAAGTGACCATTGCGATTACGCTCGCCCTCGTGCCGCTGGCAATAATCGGGCCTCCGGCGGGCGTTCTCGTGGACCACTGGAACGTGAAGCGGGTGATGATTGGCAGCGACCTGTCGCGAGCGGTGATCGCCGTCCTTCTGGCGTGGATGACGAACTCCTGGCAGATCGGCATGGTGTTGTTCGCACTGGGTTGCGCGTCGAGTCTGTTCGTGCCGGCGCAGTCGATTGCGGTGCGGACGCTGATTCCGCGCGAGCGCTTGTTGCAAGCGAATGCCATGCTGATGCAGGCGTTTTACCTGATCCGCATTATTTCGCCGCTGGTAGCGGCGGCTATTGTGAGCGCGCTCTCGGAGAAGGCGTGTTTCTACATTGATTCGGGAAGCTTCGTGTTCTCGGCGCTAATGATTGCGACGCTAACGATTCATCGTCCACCGCGCGAGGGCGCGGATAAGACACTAAGCGGTTTGAGCAAGGATTTCGCGGAAGGGAACCGGTTCATCTTCACCCATCCGGGACTGTCGTTTGTGTTCCTCGCCATGGCGATTGCGATGTTCGTGATGAGCTCGTTCATGCCGCTGATATCGATCTTTGTGCGCGATGTGCTGCACGGAGCAACGCGGACCTACGGCGTGGTGAGCTCGTGCGTCGGGTTCGGCATGATTCTCGGCACCACGCTGGTGACGAAGATCTCGCGAGGCAAGGCGCGGCCGGGCGTGGTGGTGATGGGCCTGCTATCGCTGGGAGTAGCGACGGCGGTGCTGGCGACTTCGCGAATTCCGTTCCAGGCGGGCGTGAGCACTTTTCTCATGGGCTTCTCGATTGCAATGGTGCTCATTCCGGCGCAGACGATGTCGCAACAGGAAACGCCGCCGCAGATGGTAGGCCGCGTGAGCAGCACGTTCATGTCGATGATCTCGATTGCGCAGGTGTTCGGGTTGCTCCTTAGCGGCTCGGCGGCGCAACGGCTCGGGATGCAGCGGCTGTTTGCCGTGTGTTCGGCAGTACTGGTGGTCATTGCCGCGGCAGGCTGGATGTTTTTACGCAGCCGCCGGCAACCGGAAGCAGCAGCTGCTTAG
- a CDS encoding (deoxy)nucleoside triphosphate pyrophosphohydrolase, whose amino-acid sequence MSEPSAAVKVKRVVAGILVRGDEILCCQRSHNDPMSLKWEFPGGKIEPNETAEAALARELVEELNLAAEIGPLVETIRHSYTAGVIIELYFFRIDRWQGEPENRVFADIRWVPRIEMPKLDFLEADLGLVKEIAEGKRL is encoded by the coding sequence ATGAGCGAACCGTCTGCCGCTGTAAAGGTGAAGCGCGTCGTCGCCGGCATTCTCGTCCGCGGAGACGAAATCCTCTGCTGCCAGCGCTCGCACAACGATCCCATGTCGCTCAAATGGGAGTTCCCCGGCGGCAAAATCGAGCCCAACGAAACCGCCGAAGCCGCCCTCGCCCGCGAGCTCGTCGAAGAGCTCAACCTCGCCGCTGAAATCGGCCCGTTAGTCGAAACCATCCGCCACAGCTATACCGCAGGCGTCATCATCGAGCTCTACTTCTTCCGCATCGACCGCTGGCAAGGCGAGCCCGAAAACCGCGTCTTCGCCGACATCCGCTGGGTGCCTCGCATAGAAATGCCAAAGCTCGATTTCCTCGAAGCAGATTTAGGCTTAGTAAAAGAAATTGCCGAAGGCAAGAGGCTGTAA
- a CDS encoding nucleotidyltransferase family protein — MTRAPGFCGVILSAGASSRMGRDKALLPWPADLVHPTTWRQTFLGAAIDMLRPHTDLVIVVAGANERAITPIIYAAGAFLVTNPNPERGQFSSLQIGLQEVLNRGRDAAMVALVDRPPVQPKTVEALRAAFIAAPDNIWSVVPQFEGKHGHPYVIGREMIEAFLRAPADATARDVEHAHEDHIFYQPVNDPGVCSNIDTPADYQQLSITGPAH, encoded by the coding sequence ATGACCCGCGCACCCGGATTCTGCGGCGTAATTCTCTCTGCCGGCGCCAGCTCGCGCATGGGCCGCGACAAAGCCCTGCTCCCTTGGCCCGCCGACCTCGTTCATCCCACGACCTGGCGACAAACGTTCCTCGGCGCGGCGATTGATATGCTCCGCCCCCACACCGATCTCGTCATCGTCGTCGCCGGAGCCAACGAGCGCGCCATCACGCCGATCATCTATGCGGCAGGGGCGTTCCTCGTCACCAATCCCAATCCCGAGCGCGGACAATTCAGCTCGCTGCAGATCGGTTTGCAGGAAGTCCTCAACCGCGGCCGCGATGCCGCGATGGTCGCACTCGTTGACCGTCCCCCGGTGCAGCCGAAAACCGTCGAAGCCCTTCGCGCGGCGTTCATCGCCGCCCCCGATAACATCTGGTCGGTAGTGCCGCAGTTCGAAGGCAAGCACGGTCACCCCTACGTCATCGGCCGCGAGATGATCGAGGCTTTCCTCCGCGCCCCCGCCGACGCCACCGCCCGCGACGTCGAGCATGCCCACGAGGACCACATCTTTTATCAGCCCGTTAACGATCCCGGCGTATGCTCGAACATCGATACCCCCGCGGATTATCAGCAGCTTTCAATCACTGGACCAGCGCATTGA
- a CDS encoding magnesium transporter MgtE N-terminal domain-containing protein, which translates to MANYPLSDLIGAAVYDSTGAQAGRVRELAIVPQQDVSKIAALVLKTRAGVRLMASAQIAGINGGIKATVAATEFAELGSSEGMLMLSRDLLDQQIIDTNGRKVVRVNDVELIGEASDPFVLKVGGVDIGARGAARRLLKGLVPRAALNAFLRKLSSKLIPWEFVDLIETDPARRVRLKISGDKLEKLHPADLADIIEELAPAEREALFQTLDEEVAAEALEEVDPKLQASILSSLDTEHAADIVEEMDPDAAADLLSELPAEHSEQILSEMQPEERQEVEELMEFEEDTAAGRMTTDYMALLPTARVAYAIEMLRHFDGPLESMSTIYLVDKDEKLVGSVPLARLVLANSAAPLSDLSEGSHISCHPDADEREVAELFDKYNLLTLPVVDDSGVLTGVITADDVISLLRSKL; encoded by the coding sequence ATGGCCAACTATCCACTTTCGGACCTGATTGGCGCTGCCGTCTACGACTCGACGGGCGCGCAGGCCGGACGTGTGCGCGAGCTGGCCATTGTCCCGCAGCAGGATGTGAGCAAGATTGCGGCCTTGGTGCTGAAGACGCGCGCGGGCGTGCGGTTGATGGCGTCGGCGCAAATTGCGGGGATCAACGGCGGGATTAAGGCGACCGTTGCCGCGACGGAGTTTGCCGAGTTGGGCAGCTCCGAGGGCATGCTGATGCTCTCGCGCGACCTGCTCGACCAGCAGATTATCGACACCAATGGGCGCAAAGTGGTGCGCGTGAATGATGTCGAGCTGATCGGCGAGGCGAGCGATCCGTTCGTCCTCAAGGTCGGTGGCGTTGATATTGGGGCGCGCGGGGCGGCGCGTCGGCTGCTGAAGGGGCTGGTGCCGCGGGCGGCGCTGAATGCGTTCCTGCGGAAGCTCTCGTCGAAGCTGATTCCCTGGGAGTTCGTGGACCTGATCGAAACCGATCCGGCGCGGCGCGTGCGGCTGAAGATTTCGGGCGACAAGCTGGAGAAGCTCCACCCCGCCGATTTGGCCGACATTATCGAGGAACTGGCGCCAGCGGAGCGTGAGGCGCTCTTCCAGACACTCGACGAAGAAGTGGCGGCCGAGGCGCTGGAGGAGGTCGATCCCAAGCTGCAGGCTTCCATTCTGAGCTCGCTCGATACCGAGCATGCGGCCGACATTGTGGAGGAGATGGATCCCGATGCCGCGGCCGACTTGCTCTCTGAGTTGCCGGCGGAGCACTCCGAGCAGATTTTGAGCGAGATGCAGCCGGAAGAGCGGCAGGAAGTAGAAGAGCTGATGGAGTTCGAGGAAGATACGGCGGCCGGCCGTATGACCACGGACTACATGGCCCTGCTGCCGACGGCGCGGGTGGCGTATGCGATCGAGATGCTGCGGCACTTCGACGGGCCGCTGGAGAGCATGAGCACGATTTACCTGGTGGACAAAGACGAGAAGCTCGTTGGATCCGTTCCGCTGGCGAGGCTGGTCTTGGCGAATTCGGCGGCGCCGCTGTCGGACCTGAGTGAGGGCAGCCATATCTCGTGCCATCCGGATGCGGATGAGAGGGAAGTGGCGGAGTTGTTCGATAAATACAACCTGCTGACGCTCCCGGTCGTCGATGACAGTGGAGTGCTGACAGGGGTCATCACCGCCGATGATGTGATCAGTTTGCTGCGTAGCAAGCTTTAA
- a CDS encoding Kelch repeat-containing protein encodes MLRTHHWAPALVFVLVSTLSADRPQPHFGKVVEAGHMLAPRSGHTATLLNDGRVLIVGGMVRNGEFLDSAEFYDPAKRSFTASGAHMKIKRVGQTAALLKDGRLFIVGGWTGGIATTAEIYDPKTDRFTNEIPMTVPRARATATTLQDGRVLVTGGARADDRSGQKAAEIFDPATMKFTAVGDMKDGRTAHTATLLHDRTVLIAGGMSDHHSVASAEVFDPKTNKFSVVGPMRQERYKHTAQMLADGRVLIAGGSDDRDWKGMLAEAEVYDPAKRSFTPTQEMAEKRFKLSDEAALLPDGSVLIAGGAAKAEIFDPKRGSFNSLNSGTETPQWYLSETTLKNGEVLLLGGYSTSMTATDKAWIYQP; translated from the coding sequence ATGCTGCGCACTCACCACTGGGCCCCCGCTCTCGTATTCGTCTTAGTGTCCACCCTTTCAGCCGATCGTCCACAGCCGCATTTCGGAAAAGTCGTTGAGGCGGGACATATGCTCGCGCCACGATCTGGACACACAGCCACTCTGCTCAACGATGGGCGTGTGCTCATTGTCGGCGGCATGGTGAGGAATGGTGAGTTCCTCGACAGCGCGGAATTCTACGATCCCGCAAAGCGTTCGTTTACGGCCAGCGGCGCACACATGAAAATAAAGCGCGTTGGGCAGACGGCTGCACTGCTCAAAGATGGGCGCCTGTTCATAGTCGGTGGCTGGACCGGTGGAATCGCCACGACGGCAGAGATCTATGACCCGAAGACAGATCGCTTCACGAACGAAATTCCGATGACAGTCCCGCGAGCTCGAGCAACGGCGACGACACTGCAAGATGGGCGGGTGCTGGTGACGGGCGGAGCGCGCGCCGATGATCGCAGCGGGCAGAAAGCAGCAGAGATATTCGATCCGGCGACGATGAAGTTCACGGCAGTGGGCGATATGAAAGATGGTCGTACCGCGCATACCGCAACGCTGCTGCACGATAGGACAGTGCTTATTGCTGGTGGGATGTCCGACCACCACTCAGTGGCGAGCGCGGAGGTTTTCGATCCGAAGACAAATAAGTTTTCCGTTGTCGGGCCGATGCGGCAGGAGCGGTATAAGCACACGGCGCAAATGCTGGCAGACGGGCGTGTCTTGATCGCGGGTGGCTCGGATGATCGCGACTGGAAGGGAATGCTGGCCGAAGCCGAGGTCTATGATCCCGCGAAGCGGAGCTTCACTCCGACGCAGGAAATGGCGGAGAAGCGTTTCAAACTCTCCGACGAAGCGGCGTTGTTACCAGATGGCAGCGTGCTGATTGCTGGCGGCGCTGCGAAAGCGGAGATCTTCGATCCCAAGCGCGGAAGCTTCAATTCGTTGAACAGCGGCACGGAAACGCCGCAGTGGTACTTGAGCGAGACCACGCTCAAGAACGGCGAGGTGCTGCTGCTCGGCGGGTACTCGACGAGCATGACCGCTACCGACAAGGCATGGATCTACCAGCCGTGA
- a CDS encoding c-type cytochrome has protein sequence MKTSLLLACCLVASAAFAQSTLSSDPSYQKQCAKCHGKNADGRHPFGGPSLQTTQLNVDEIKAVIESGKGKMPAFKGKLTDDRIFALAAEIKDLSKK, from the coding sequence ATGAAAACTTCACTTCTGCTCGCCTGCTGTCTCGTCGCGTCCGCAGCCTTCGCGCAGTCCACACTCTCATCCGATCCGAGCTACCAAAAGCAATGCGCCAAATGCCACGGCAAGAACGCCGATGGCCGTCACCCATTCGGTGGCCCATCGCTTCAGACCACGCAGTTAAATGTGGATGAGATCAAGGCCGTAATCGAGAGCGGCAAAGGAAAAATGCCGGCCTTCAAAGGCAAGCTAACCGACGACCGTATCTTCGCGCTCGCCGCAGAAATCAAAGACCTAAGCAAGAAGTAA
- a CDS encoding NRAMP family divalent metal transporter: protein MKWTRHWKTRLLLIFAVIGPGFITANVDNDAGGIFQYSAAGAQFGYGLLWTLLPTTIALIVVQEMAARLGAITGKGLSDLIREEYGLRITFFMMLGLVICNFGNVVAEFAGIASSLELFNVSKYISVPVCALIVWLLIVKGNYKNVEKVFLAASFVYFAYIVAGWWAGPAWKEALVATVKPSSNVNFRDKDYVYTIIGLVGTTIAPWMQFYLQASIVEKGITAKQYKTSRWDVIIGCIFTDVVAWFIIVACAATLFVHGFRTINTGADAAKALAPLAGQYAFILFAVGLFNASLFAASILPLSTAYTVCEGLGFESGVDKSFGEAPFFYWLYTILIAAGAAVILIPNLPLVRISILSQVVNGAVLPFVLVFMVLLANKHELMGKHVNGRVFNWIAWATTAIMVGLTVAWFGSLGK, encoded by the coding sequence ATGAAATGGACCAGGCACTGGAAGACCCGGCTGCTGCTGATTTTTGCGGTCATAGGCCCGGGCTTCATCACGGCTAATGTCGATAACGACGCTGGCGGAATTTTTCAATATTCCGCGGCGGGCGCGCAGTTCGGCTATGGCCTGCTCTGGACGCTGCTTCCCACTACCATCGCGCTGATTGTTGTGCAGGAGATGGCCGCCCGACTAGGCGCGATCACGGGGAAAGGCCTGTCCGATCTCATCCGCGAGGAGTATGGGCTGCGGATCACGTTCTTCATGATGCTGGGGTTGGTGATCTGCAACTTCGGCAACGTGGTGGCGGAGTTCGCGGGGATCGCGAGCAGCCTGGAACTGTTCAACGTCTCGAAGTACATCAGCGTACCGGTGTGCGCGCTCATCGTGTGGCTCCTGATTGTGAAGGGGAACTACAAGAACGTGGAAAAGGTGTTCCTGGCCGCGTCGTTCGTGTACTTCGCCTATATCGTGGCGGGATGGTGGGCCGGTCCGGCATGGAAGGAAGCACTCGTCGCGACGGTGAAGCCATCGAGCAATGTGAACTTCCGCGATAAAGATTACGTGTACACGATCATCGGATTGGTCGGTACGACGATTGCGCCGTGGATGCAGTTCTATTTGCAGGCGTCGATTGTGGAGAAGGGGATTACGGCCAAGCAGTATAAGACGTCGCGGTGGGACGTGATCATCGGGTGCATTTTCACCGACGTGGTGGCATGGTTCATCATCGTGGCGTGCGCCGCGACGCTGTTTGTGCACGGCTTCCGGACAATCAATACCGGCGCGGATGCGGCGAAGGCGCTGGCACCGCTGGCCGGGCAGTATGCATTCATATTGTTCGCCGTAGGGTTATTCAATGCGTCGCTGTTTGCGGCGTCGATCTTGCCTTTGTCCACGGCCTACACGGTGTGCGAGGGGCTGGGGTTTGAGTCGGGCGTAGATAAGTCATTCGGCGAGGCGCCGTTTTTCTACTGGCTGTACACGATCCTGATAGCCGCGGGCGCTGCCGTCATTCTGATTCCGAACTTGCCGCTCGTGAGAATTAGCATTCTGTCGCAGGTAGTGAACGGCGCTGTGCTGCCGTTTGTACTCGTGTTCATGGTGCTGCTGGCAAACAAGCATGAGCTGATGGGCAAGCACGTGAATGGGCGGGTGTTCAACTGGATTGCGTGGGCGACGACCGCGATCATGGTTGGGCTGACCGTCGCTTGGTTTGGGAGCTTGGGGAAGTAA
- a CDS encoding XdhC family protein, producing MDLYEEIVALRRSGRRGAIATIINVRGSIPSFRTAKMLVRDDGSIIGTIGGGCVEAEVWQAAREVMEEEKPRTLVFNLNNNPKYDTGLVCGGTLEIFVEPVLPPALLYIFGAGHVAYSLYQIAQIAGFDIAVIDDRESYANTERFPTARQVIADDFENACTHLEVTDNAYIVIVTRGHRDDMRVLRWAVNTPARYVGMIGSKRKVITTYKELEKEGVPLSKFENVHAPVGLEIGAITPEEIAVSIVAEMIALRRGALPETQGKAYRVMITGEDVETEKAKL from the coding sequence ATGGACCTCTACGAGGAGATCGTAGCCCTCCGACGCTCCGGACGCCGTGGCGCCATCGCCACCATCATCAACGTCCGCGGCTCGATCCCGTCCTTTCGCACCGCGAAGATGCTTGTGCGCGATGATGGATCGATCATTGGCACCATCGGCGGCGGCTGCGTTGAGGCCGAAGTGTGGCAGGCGGCGCGCGAGGTGATGGAAGAAGAAAAGCCGCGCACCCTCGTCTTCAATCTCAACAACAATCCCAAGTACGATACCGGCCTCGTCTGTGGCGGCACCCTGGAGATCTTTGTGGAACCCGTCCTTCCGCCCGCGCTGCTCTACATCTTCGGCGCCGGTCACGTCGCCTACAGCCTCTACCAGATCGCGCAGATCGCAGGCTTCGACATCGCCGTTATCGACGACCGTGAGAGCTACGCCAACACCGAGCGCTTCCCCACCGCGCGCCAGGTCATCGCCGACGATTTCGAAAACGCCTGCACCCATCTCGAAGTCACCGACAACGCCTACATCGTCATCGTCACCCGCGGCCATCGCGACGATATGCGCGTGCTCCGCTGGGCGGTGAACACGCCGGCACGCTACGTCGGCATGATCGGCTCGAAACGCAAGGTCATCACAACCTACAAAGAGCTCGAGAAGGAAGGCGTTCCGCTCTCGAAGTTCGAGAACGTGCACGCGCCTGTGGGCCTGGAGATCGGCGCTATCACGCCGGAAGAGATCGCGGTCTCCATCGTCGCGGAGATGATCGCCCTTCGCCGCGGCGCGTTGCCCGAGACTCAAGGCAAGGCCTATCGCGTGATGATCACCGGCGAAGACGTGGAAACAGAAAAGGCGAAACTATGA
- a CDS encoding ABC transporter substrate-binding protein yields the protein MPPHAPTRVASLQPSVTVTLDRLGLLEHVVACTKYCRDVVPAIVESKAHIIHDSWTSKADEILAAGPDIVIASVPYQLEAIGEILKAGIRFVGLAPHSLNDIYGDIATIAALMNVPDRGQRLIEEMQTEIASARDKTRNLPKQTVFAEEWGKPIIHSQPWIAELIEAAGGEFIGKAGAHTEATTIAKENPDVILAAWCGAGDRVPLEKIVRDRQWIDLTAVRNRRVFCVNDELFNTPGPTLIPGLQAILWALHPEHFPPVAGIRRISGDL from the coding sequence ATGCCTCCCCATGCCCCAACCCGCGTAGCCTCCCTCCAACCCAGCGTTACCGTCACCCTCGACCGCCTGGGCCTCCTCGAGCACGTCGTCGCCTGCACCAAGTATTGCCGCGATGTAGTCCCCGCCATCGTCGAGAGCAAAGCGCACATCATCCACGACTCCTGGACCTCCAAAGCCGACGAAATCCTCGCGGCGGGCCCGGACATCGTCATCGCGTCGGTCCCCTATCAACTCGAAGCCATCGGCGAAATCCTCAAAGCCGGTATCCGCTTCGTCGGTCTCGCCCCGCACTCCCTCAACGACATCTACGGCGACATCGCCACCATCGCCGCGCTGATGAACGTACCCGACCGCGGCCAGCGCCTCATCGAAGAAATGCAAACCGAAATCGCATCGGCTCGCGACAAAACTCGCAATCTCCCCAAGCAGACTGTTTTCGCCGAAGAGTGGGGTAAGCCCATCATCCACTCGCAACCATGGATCGCCGAACTCATCGAAGCCGCTGGCGGCGAGTTCATCGGCAAAGCGGGCGCTCACACCGAAGCCACCACCATCGCCAAAGAAAATCCCGACGTCATCCTCGCCGCCTGGTGCGGTGCCGGAGACCGTGTCCCGCTCGAAAAGATCGTTCGCGATCGCCAATGGATCGACCTCACGGCAGTCCGCAATCGCCGCGTCTTCTGCGTCAATGACGAGCTCTTCAATACCCCCGGCCCCACCCTCATCCCCGGCCTGCAAGCCATTCTGTGGGCCCTACATCCCGAACATTTCCCGCCCGTCGCGGGCATCCGGCGCATCTCCGGCGATCTCTGA
- a CDS encoding iron-sulfur cluster assembly scaffold protein — translation MYSARLLDHFENPRYAGELPGATAKVRIENPACGDILELAAEIHEGVVREIRFRAKGCVPAMACGSAIATLIQGQSVAQLLKIRREDVLREVESVPQASGHAVHLALDAASELWKELAKA, via the coding sequence ATGTATTCGGCCCGGTTGCTGGACCACTTTGAGAATCCGCGCTATGCGGGGGAGTTGCCAGGGGCGACCGCGAAGGTGCGAATTGAGAACCCCGCTTGCGGGGACATACTCGAACTCGCGGCCGAGATTCACGAGGGCGTGGTGCGCGAAATTCGGTTCCGCGCGAAGGGATGCGTTCCAGCGATGGCATGCGGGTCGGCGATCGCGACGCTGATTCAGGGTCAATCGGTTGCGCAACTGTTGAAGATTCGGCGGGAAGATGTATTGCGCGAAGTGGAGAGCGTGCCGCAGGCTTCGGGGCACGCAGTGCACCTCGCGCTGGATGCGGCGAGTGAGCTTTGGAAAGAGCTGGCAAAAGCTTAG
- a CDS encoding zinc-binding dehydrogenase has protein sequence MKAIRIHGFGGPEVLKYEDVPEPELRKDQVLVQVKACALNHLDLFVRKGIPGIKPPLILGSDVSGVVAKVEEYITDLKEGQRVLLAPMRACYHCEFCLRGEHSFCAQFAVRGTRFDGGDCEYVAVPRVEVIPIPESLTYDEAASVPLVFLTAWHMLVSRAKIKHGQTVLVWGAGSGVGTAAIQICKLMGCTVITTAGGERKLDLAWELGADYTIDHYKQKVSDEVKKIVKGGVDVVFEHTGEKTWPESLRSMRVGGTLVTCGATTGPEAKLDLRVLFTRQLTFMGSFMGTFDDLNEALKYVFSGALKPVVDRSFALREAAAAHSYLEKGEQFGKVVLNP, from the coding sequence ATGAAAGCCATTCGTATTCATGGGTTTGGCGGGCCTGAAGTTTTGAAATATGAAGACGTGCCGGAGCCGGAGTTGCGCAAAGACCAGGTGCTGGTGCAGGTGAAGGCGTGCGCGCTGAACCATCTGGATTTGTTCGTGCGCAAGGGGATTCCGGGGATCAAGCCGCCGCTGATTTTGGGGAGCGATGTTAGTGGCGTGGTGGCGAAGGTGGAAGAGTACATCACCGATCTGAAGGAAGGGCAGCGAGTGCTGCTGGCGCCGATGCGAGCGTGCTACCACTGCGAATTTTGCCTGCGCGGAGAGCATAGTTTCTGTGCGCAATTTGCGGTGCGGGGGACGCGCTTCGATGGCGGCGATTGCGAGTATGTGGCGGTGCCGCGGGTGGAGGTGATTCCGATTCCTGAATCGCTGACCTACGACGAGGCGGCGAGCGTGCCGCTGGTTTTTCTGACGGCGTGGCACATGCTGGTGTCGCGGGCGAAGATCAAGCACGGACAGACCGTGCTGGTGTGGGGCGCGGGATCGGGCGTAGGAACGGCAGCGATTCAGATCTGCAAGCTGATGGGCTGCACGGTTATTACGACCGCCGGCGGTGAGCGCAAACTCGACCTGGCCTGGGAACTCGGCGCAGACTACACGATCGATCACTACAAGCAGAAGGTGTCGGACGAGGTAAAGAAGATCGTGAAGGGCGGTGTGGACGTAGTCTTTGAGCATACCGGCGAAAAGACGTGGCCGGAGAGCCTGCGATCCATGCGCGTGGGTGGAACGCTGGTGACCTGCGGTGCGACCACGGGTCCGGAAGCGAAGCTCGATCTACGCGTGCTCTTCACGCGGCAATTGACGTTCATGGGCTCGTTCATGGGAACCTTCGATGACCTGAACGAGGCACTGAAATATGTGTTCTCGGGCGCACTGAAGCCGGTGGTGGATCGTTCGTTTGCTCTGCGCGAAGCAGCGGCGGCGCATTCCTATTTGGAAAAGGGCGAGCAGTTCGGGAAAGTCGTCCTCAACCCGTAA
- a CDS encoding HAD family hydrolase: MSTPISEQLSERAEKFVSSVLALDLKLAVFDCDGTLWQHDSGSLFFAWEQKRGLVPQEALDWILPRYAAYKETSAIAEEVMCGDMVTIHHGLDEELLRREAETFWHEQIHGCIFPEMFKLTHALKDRGVDLWAVSSTNNWVVEVGAEYYGIPREHVLAAEVHVENGKATDRLVRVPSGPDKKVAINEVIKRRPDAVFGNSVHDLHMLEIARHPFVIHPNPDLRAIAEERQWPIYEPLG, encoded by the coding sequence TTGAGTACTCCGATCTCCGAACAGCTCTCTGAACGCGCCGAAAAGTTTGTCTCTTCGGTGCTCGCCCTCGACCTCAAGCTCGCCGTCTTCGATTGCGACGGCACTCTCTGGCAGCACGACAGCGGTTCGCTCTTCTTCGCCTGGGAGCAGAAGCGGGGCCTCGTCCCGCAGGAAGCGCTCGACTGGATCCTCCCCCGCTACGCCGCCTACAAAGAAACCAGCGCTATCGCCGAAGAAGTCATGTGCGGCGACATGGTCACCATCCACCACGGCCTCGACGAAGAACTACTGCGCCGCGAAGCGGAGACGTTCTGGCACGAGCAGATCCATGGCTGCATCTTTCCGGAGATGTTCAAGCTCACCCACGCGCTTAAAGATCGCGGTGTAGATCTCTGGGCCGTCTCTTCAACCAACAACTGGGTGGTCGAAGTCGGCGCCGAATACTACGGCATCCCGCGTGAGCACGTGCTCGCCGCCGAAGTGCACGTGGAAAACGGCAAGGCCACCGATCGCCTCGTCCGTGTCCCCTCCGGCCCCGACAAGAAGGTCGCCATCAACGAGGTCATCAAGCGCCGCCCCGACGCCGTCTTTGGCAACTCGGTCCACGATCTGCACATGCTTGAGATCGCGCGCCATCCGTTCGTCATCCATCCCAATCCGGACCTTCGTGCCATCGCCGAAGAGCGCCAGTGGCCGATTTACGAGCCCTTGGGGTAA
- a CDS encoding GAF domain-containing protein, whose amino-acid sequence MQLTQTREQLTAQLKTMAETAPTVEDLMTDIVGRLQQYLPHYNWVGFYMIEKSLLPGVDPVLVLGPYVGAPTTHTRIPLNEGICGAAVTTGDTVIVDDVNSDPRYLACSLETKSEIVVPIRMKGEIVGELDIDSHDAAAFGDEDRTFCEFCAKLVGEYLERTT is encoded by the coding sequence ATGCAGTTAACCCAGACCCGCGAGCAGCTCACCGCGCAACTGAAGACCATGGCAGAGACGGCGCCCACCGTCGAAGACCTCATGACCGACATCGTCGGCCGCCTCCAGCAATACCTGCCGCACTACAACTGGGTCGGCTTCTACATGATTGAGAAGAGCCTGCTTCCGGGCGTGGATCCCGTCCTCGTCCTCGGCCCCTACGTAGGCGCACCCACCACGCACACGCGCATTCCGCTCAACGAAGGCATCTGCGGCGCAGCCGTCACCACCGGCGACACCGTCATCGTGGACGACGTCAACTCCGATCCTCGCTACCTCGCCTGCTCGCTCGAAACAAAATCCGAAATCGTCGTCCCCATCCGCATGAAGGGCGAAATCGTCGGCGAACTCGATATCGACAGCCACGACGCTGCCGCCTTCGGTGACGAAGACCGCACGTTCTGCGAATTCTGTGCAAAGCTAGTCGGCGAATACCTCGAGCGCACCACGTAA